TCCGCGCGGCGCGTCCGGCGCGGCAGCCCCCACATGGCCACATGGGTCTTGCTGGGAGGGCATGGCGCCGTCGCCGCAGCGGCAGCGCGTCCTACTGGCACGTGCGCCCGGGCGAAGGTGCCGGGAACCCAGCCCAGCCCGCAGGCGCGCACATGCGGGCACGCCCCTCTCCGGCTCTCCGCCGGCCTCGCTCCATCGTCAAGCGCCCGCGCCCCCAGCTGTCGCCTGATCGGGCCGACCACTGCCTGGGCGCGCCGCGGCCCTACCTACCACGGCGCATCGCAACAGCTTGCTCGTCGTCGCTGCCGTTCGGATCGTGGCCGGGTCACGTGGCCGCCGGCCAGCTCACGAGCGAGGGGAACGGGACGGGACAGGGCTACAGGAGCGCAGGACAGCCTGCAGGGCGATCCGAGCCGGGCACAGTGAAGCAGACTGTACGACGAGCTAGGGGCGATGGATCAGGCTCGAGGGCTCGACCACAGGTGTCTGAATTTCCTTTTCGTGATCTCATCATTTTCGAGGCAAGCTAAGCTAGCAAGCTCATGGACTCGAGTGATCGCGCAGTTGCCAATAGCCATTTCGTGTGGATTTCTATTTCAAAAGCAACCAGCTGATCCATCCCCCCACCAGGATCTAGTCCTCGCTACAATGATCTATGGTAAAGGGAGAGTGGTAGACCAGTGACTGTGAGCAGTGTTTCCGTTCTCCCTGGCCTGTCCAAGCCGGATGCAGCGGTCTGCAGTGCAACCGATCAAGTTCACTGGATCCAGGTCCCACACTCATGTGCAAACCGCTGTTGTCACACGAGACTGCGATTTTGGACGTTGCCGTGCTCTAAATCTTCAGAGGGACTTAAGTACCATTGGTAATTTGACAGTGAGCGACCTGGATGCAAGTAAAGTCAGAGCTACTGAttctttaaaaaaaatcagTACTTGGGTTATCTCGATCCTATGTGTGATCTACAGCTGAGTAAATGCAGATCGCATGCCTATATTTTCTGAAACTTAAACCGAGCTAGTGAGACATTTCGTAGACCAACTCAAGAGTCTTTGCGCGTTCTTAGCTCACTAGCCTCTCTTGTTGTTCTGAAACTGCCTAGCTAGTCCAGGAAGCAAAAACCAAATGTAGAAAAACTTATGTAAGTATTGCATGCTAAGAATAATTAAGAATGGAGGAATGGATAAATTGAATCAATGGTCATAATTACAACAGCTCGTACGAGGAAGATACACCAATGTGAGGACGGTAAACAAACAGAGGCAAGAAGACAGCGAGAGATCAAGAAAACATAGGGGAGGATCAGGACCACTGGATCATCTAGAAGGCGTAGACggccgcggcgacggcgacggcggcgaaggcgaaggcggggcggaggccggcggcgccgccggcgggggTGCTGGGCTCGGCGGAGGGCGAGGGGGACGCAGCGTCTGGGCTGGGCGCCGGAGGGGAGGACATGGGGGCCtcgggcgccggcgcggccgcggaCGGCGTGGGCGCGTCGACCGTGGGGGCCGGGGCCGGGGTCGCCGTGGGCGGGGCAACgggcgcgggggccggcggcggggtggcCGGGGTCGGCGGGGCCGCCTGGGGTGCCGCGGCGGGAGCGCCGCTGGGCGCCTGCGCCGTGGCGGCCACGGCGAGGAGGGCGAGCACGGAGAGCACGGCGAGGTGAGAAGCGGCCATCGCGGTCGAGAGCTTGGGTCTCGTGGCTCGCTTCTCGCCTGCCTTGTGCTGCGGTGAAGGTGTGAGAGCTCGAGAGTGTGTGGGGAGAGGACGTGCAGAGGCGTGGGGCTTATAAAGGTGGCAGCTTTTGCGAGAGGCCCCGAAGCTGTGCGGGTGCGGCGGCCGCTGCGCAGGACAGCGCCGATGCAGCTGCCGCTGCCTTCACCCGCCTGCCTGCATGATTGCCTCGCACGTCTGGACCTCCATCATTGAGAGGTTTTCACGGTTGGAATTATGCTTTGGAGCAGAAAATTATGAGGAATCAACACTAATGGATCAACGATGATTGGTGAGCTTTCTAACCACAGATTCCTCCTCCGTTCTGCTTCGTGGGCACATACATATGAACACAAGGGCAAAGGCTCTCTGGAATGTGGGTCCTCGGGGGTCGTGGGCCCCCTTGTCAGCTGACCGTTCCGGTTATCTGATTGTTTACCGTTTGGCAGGTGAAGGCAGTTAGTTATCCTTCAAACGAGAAGCTGGAACTGCATTGCTGACTGAAGCTGAATGTCTGAATGTTCCTTTTACCCGGAGAGCAAAACAATCCATCCGGTTTGTACCGCACGCAGCGATCACCGATCTCTCTCTGAACGACAGGTGAAGGCAGGCATCACAGGTAATGTAAACTACCAACCGCTCACGGTTTTCACTTTCACCTGGTGATCGGCTGATCGATGATCAGGAAACAGGAGCGGCGTCCGCACTGTTACCATCGGTGCTGGCCACATGCCAGGTGGACCCTTGTGTGCTCCCGGCGCCACTGGGGCATGTGCGTGAGTTGGACCGAGCGAGGGTGGGGTTCGTTGTGAATTGTGATAAGGGAATACTGTCATCTCAAAAGATGCTTCAATGCCTCACGCCTCACCTGTCCCTGCGCTGCGGCCTGCAATGAAAAGATCGGAAAGAGAGGAGACGGAGACAGCTAGGGGGacgggggagggagggagaaagATCAGATTCTCCTCCCTTTTCTGGCCTGTCAAATGAGGAATTGTGCTATGAAAGTAACTTCCGCTCTGAAAATAGCATCACAGACTGCTAACCGAGGAGTACATGCTGGTGTTACTCTGcacaaaaaggaaaaagaatggTATTGTAAAGCCGATGCCCTTTAGAgctggttcttcttcttcttctttttaagTGCCAAGCAATCCGAAGAATACAGCTCTCCATGGATCTGTCTGCCACTACCTTCCTGACAGCTTCCTTTTGGCTGTATACCACTTGAGCAGGCCAAATGGCCTAGCACAATTATACAAACCAAAATGTACGGAAATGTCAGGAAGAGCAACTGATGCCATCTAAGCAAGGCAAGCGGAAACACCAAGCTTAATCGCAGGTAGTGTAAAACTGCCAGCCTTCCGGCAGTTAGCAGATAGGCTGCTGGTAGCAGACGGTATGCAAAAATAAGCATATCATTCCTACATTTTTCTTTGCTCTACAGACCTACCCCCAGCTGTCAATACGATTACTTATGCCCTATGGCAGTTGAGGCGGCCGGCAGCAAATACGGCACCAGCCTGAAGCCGTCAGGAGGTTGTACCTGATGACAATGGACAACTGCTATTTGTCTATACATTTGACCAAACATCTTTATTTTCACGGTCCCTGCATCCTTATCCTCAGTGTTCTCCCTGCATGCCTTCGCCATCTCTGCTTGGGTGATACTGTCATACGCATGGCCTATTTTGTTCTCCTCGCCTCGCTCTTGTAGGTTCCGTGGCCCATTTGTTCGATCTCAGCCCAGTGGTGCGTTACACAGCCAAAGAAAGGAACAGGGCACCATGATGCCTCTCTGGGTTGGGCTTTGATTTGCGTATTCGGCTCGGCTGGGCAGTGTAGCCTAAAAATCTTAGCAGGCCGGCCCGGATTTCTCACTCTGGGCCCTCACTCGGCTCTTCAATCACACGGCGGGACCTCGTTCCGTGCCAAAACATCGCCTTCCTGTACGTACGAGGAATCTCCACCGTACACGGCGTCCTCCAATATTAGCCACCCCAACTAATCTATTATCCCCGTCCTCCAGGTCCCAGCCAATGAGAGTGCGAGTTTTACCAGCCACGATCCGTGCCGCAGCGAAACCGCCAGTGCGGGCCGTCCGATCCCGCCGAGGCAAGCACAAAAGCGCCCGATCCCTGCCGTCCGTTTGAACCACGGCCATTGCCCGTCCCCATATATAATCCCCCACCCAACCGCCGCCTCTAATCGCCAGTTCTTAATCTCAGTTTGGGGAAAAAAAAGCCTCGCGGGTCGCAAACCACTCTGCGCTGATTTGGGAGGCCCTCGAGGTAATCATGCTCTCTCGATCCCGTATTTCGAATTTTCGATTCCTGTGGTGGACCATTCGCTCGTGGTTTCGTGCTGATTTGATTTCTCCCTGCGGCGCTCGCTTCGGTGATTAGAAAAGCGCGGGGGCGCCGCGAATTCGAATGTCCAGCGCGATTAGGGTTTGGCGATTAGGATTGTTTTGAAGGATTTCTGGTTCGCTCATGCTGATTTGATTACTTCTGGTCACCTGTGCTAATTTAGTGTGGATTATTGGGGTTAGCAAACAATTACGGATCTATGTTACTGGGAATCCGATGGTTTCGTAATCGGCTTAGGCATCAATAATTCGCTGCAAGTATTTAATTTTATATACCTGTAGCTGTACCAATAGTTGAATAATTTCCGTGCATCCAACATTTGGTTTATATATATGTTCCTCATTTAAAGAATTTCTGGAACTGAGATTCGGCTGATTACCTTCTGCTGATGGTTAAAGTTGTGGCCTAGCTGAAAACAATCATGTCATGGCTGAATTTTGGATTGAGAGAATGTTATGATGTGAGACTTGAATGTTTTGTTTAATATGATTCTAGTAATGTTGGGTGCACTTAAACTAGCGTTGGTACTGTAATTTAAATGTGTTTTGAACATCTGTTTATTATTGCATGAATCATAGTGATGCTGATGCACTCTGTTAATTGTTTTGCTGAATCCACGGCTTGGCCCCATGCTGCCTGTTAATTTGACATATATGAAATTTAGTAAAAATATAGCACTTCTGATGTGGCTCCCATTAGGATATTAAGAAGAACCATCAGTTTACTAATGCTCATATTTTTCAGTGAAGACCTGAAGATGGTTAGGTTTTTGTATTTGTGGTATGGGTAGCAGTCTGGCTACATTGTCTGTCTAATTTGATTGAAATTCTTTTGTGCCTGTCATGTTTCACTCGGAGAGCATTATATTTTGGGATATTGGGCTATTGGTTGTTTATTATTCATAGTTGTAAAAGGAATGATCATGTTTAGATATAGAATATAGGTTATAAGCATATCAATATTTCCTGAATAATTCTATGGGTCTACGGGATTTTAACCTTCCCGCATACTGAATTTATTGATTTTTCAGGAAAAATCTAAAGTTTGCCAAACAATTTACTGATTACAATTTTTTCTGTTGTCAGGTAAACCAGACCTTAGTGACACATGGCTCGTACTAAGCAAACTGCTCGCAAGTCCACTGGAGGAAAGGCTCCTAGGAAGCAACTAGCCACCAAGGTTTGTAAATTTATTGTTGTGCCTTTTTTTTGTTACTGTCTTCAACTATGCTGCACAATGACTCTACTTTATCATTTATATGGAAAGAAAACCAGAAAACCATCTCTGGCTACTCTGTTTTAGGGTGGAAAGTTCTCTGTTGGCTAATTATGGATATCTGGCTTTAATGCATTGGTTCTGTTAGTTCTATTTGCAAAAGGTTACTTACTATGTGACCTTCTTTGACAGGCTGCTCGTAAGTCTGCGCCCACAACTGGGGGAGTGAAGAAGCCTCACCGTTACCGCCCTGGGACTGTTGCTCTTCGGTGTGTGAAATACTGAAATATTTATTCAATTGATTTACTACTATTGTGCTTACTGAAATGATTCTCTGCCAGATTCGCTAATTCTAAACTTATGCCTGATCCTGCAGTGAAATCCgcaagtaccagaagagcacTGACCTGCTCATAAGGAAGCTTCCATTCCAGAGGCTGGTTAGGGAGATCGCCCAGGATTTCAAGGTGAGTTTTGTATTCATACTGCTATATTGTGATCAGTCATGTGGGATGCCACAGTTCTGAAGTGTGACTAGTAACTTTTCTTAACCTCTTCTTGTGTATTTGTGCAGACTGATCTGCGTTTCCAGAGCCATGCTGTGCTTGCCCTGCAGGAGGCTGCGGAAGCATACCTGGTGGGTCTGTTCGAGGACACCAACTTGTGCGCCATCCACGCCAAGCGCGTGACCATCATGCCCAAGGACATTCAACTGGCTAGGAGGATTCGCGGCGAGAGGGCTTAGTTTCACTGCTCTGGTGTGCATCTGTTCGATGCAACTGCTTTTGTGATGTTGGTGCTTAACATCTGTTGGTGTTTTGAACTCTGAATAGTTATAGTGCTCGTTCGTGGTGCTAGGTTAGGTGGTGTTGCAATCTTACTATGTTTAGAGTTTAATCGTTTGTTACCTAATTCATCTTATAAGTGCTGGTTTCATCCATCTACCTGATGGGTGTGTATCTAGGCTCATCTGAATTCTGAAAACTTGAATTGATATGTTAAGCAAGTTGTGAACTTGGTTAGATTGTGCCAGCTCTGGTTGCATTATATTGTGCTGAGGTTTGCATGATGTGGCCTGCTGTGTTGTCGATGTGCCCCCTTCATCTCTGGGCAGCATCGAAAATCGACAGTCATGAACAGCCCTGCAAAGCTGGCCGGCCTTGTTACCTGCCTCCGTAGATCAGGCCAGTTCAGTGTCCTCTTGCGATCGGCTTGTAGCGGGGGACAGCCCATTACCGACAGGATTGGCGGGTGGCAGGCCGGCAAGCCGCCGAGTCGCAGCATCGCGGGAAGGCTGCCGTCGCGTTTAGAAAGACCCGAAAGCGGCGTCCTTTTGGCACGCGCCACGATCAAAGCATTTTACCCTATGCAGCAGCCGTGCTGACCGGCCACCGGTCTTCCATTCCGATTGCTTCCGCGTGCCGGACCAACCCACCAGGACCAGGCCACCACCATTCTCCGGCCACAGCTGACTGACAGACTGACCATTTCTTCTCTATCCATCGTTCCGTTCTGCGTTCTCAGACCGGGTGGACCGCTCTGAGATTCTGACTGAAGTTTTGTGGCCTGCACCTGCACCACCGGCCGCCATCCTGGGGACAAGTTCCCGCCAACCCAGATTTTCAAGTTCATTGCGCGTTTTCTTTTGTAAGGTCGGACCTGTGACTTGTGATTTGTGAGCCTGACCCGTTTCTAGTTCCGACCATGAATTACACCAAATATCTAGGAAAATAGATCCGATGCAGTATCGTCTCGTCTCTGCAATTGAGTCACTGCCATGTGGATCCGGATCCACACATCAGTGACTCAAGTGCAACAGCAACTATCGCAGGGGGTGGCACCACCAACATCAGCGTCACACGCGCAATGCGCATCCTGACCTCTTTGTATGCCTTGGCTCCAAGCCGAACCCAAGGGTGCTCAGGCCTGTCGCCCTGGTTAGTGGTACTGACGGCAGCGCTCCGTGCTCTCTAACACGCTGTCGGAGATATCAGAATGGTCAAGCCCGACCAACCCGGCTGAGTTCAGCGGCCATCAGGCAGCTTCCACAATAATAACACACGAAAAACGTGACAGAAACCGCTCGGAGCCCGTTGGTCAGCACCCTATTCAGGGTCTGTTTGGATCCATCCCCAAATGGCAAAGGGGCAAATggcaaatttttgctcctgtcacattagatgtttggacgctaattagaagtattaaatatagtttaattaaaa
The sequence above is drawn from the Panicum hallii strain FIL2 chromosome 7, PHallii_v3.1, whole genome shotgun sequence genome and encodes:
- the LOC112899503 gene encoding histone H3.3-like codes for the protein MARTKQTARKSTGGKAPRKQLATKAARKSAPTTGGVKKPHRYRPGTVALREIRKYQKSTDLLIRKLPFQRLVREIAQDFKTDLRFQSHAVLALQEAAEAYLVGLFEDTNLCAIHAKRVTIMPKDIQLARRIRGERA
- the LOC112900721 gene encoding arabinogalactan protein 1-like, with product MAASHLAVLSVLALLAVAATAQAPSGAPAAAPQAAPPTPATPPPAPAPVAPPTATPAPAPTVDAPTPSAAAPAPEAPMSSPPAPSPDAASPSPSAEPSTPAGGAAARQFQNNKRG